AACAAGGCGGTTGCGAGAAAGAGACGTCGGTCCATGATGATGCTCGCGCTAACAGGCGCGCTCCCGGAATGACGTGTGTGACGTCCGCCTACGACTGCGTCTGGCTCTGCCATTGCCCGGGGCGGCCGGCCTGGTCGACCTTGACCGCGACCGTCAGGGTCTCGCTGCCGCCGCCATAGCGGGTGCCGCGAACGGGGGCGGCGCCGAGATAGTCGAGGCCAATCGCGACGCGGGCATGGGCGTCGGTGGTGCAGATGCCGTTGGCGGCGTCGAAGCCGACCCAGCCCAAATCCGGCACGAAGGCCTCGGCCCAGGCGTGGCCGGCTTGCTGGTTGACCATGCCGTCGGAGCGCAGGAAGTGGCCGGAGACGAACCGCGCCGGAACGCCGCCGGCGCGCGCGCAGGCGATCAGGATATGCGCGTAATCCTGGCAGACCCCGCGCTTCAGCGCGAACGCCTCGGAGGCCGAGGTGGCGCTGTTGGTCGGGTCCTCGTCGAAGGTCATGTGCTCGTAGATCTGCACCATCAGCGCGTGCAGGAAGCCGAGCACGTCGCTACCTGCCTCCGCGCGCAGCTCGCGCACGAAACTCGTCATCGCCGGGTTGAGGTCGGTCAGCGCCGTGGGGCGCAGGAACAGGCTCGGCGGAAACCGCTCGTCGCTGCCTTTCAGCACGCCGCCGGTGTCCTGGGTCTCGACCAGGCCTTCGCAGTGGATGGTGAGGTCACTGATCGAGCCGTGCGTCAGCACATGGGTGACGTTGCCGAACGCATCCTCATGGGTGTCGAGCCGGGAATCGGTCGAGACGTCGATCTGCCAATCCGCGACATACTGGCCATCATGGCTACCCGGTGTCATCCGCAGAATCTGGATCACGCCCGAGGCCGCCGGCTCGTAGCGATAGGTGGTGGTGTGGGCTATCCGCAGGCGCATGGCTCAACCGCGTTCAGTCGGTCTTCTGGGCAGGAACGTCATGCCCGGCCCCATGCCGAGCATCACGTCTTTCGTCCTAATCGGCCGCGAAAGCAAGACATCCATGGCCGGCGTGAAGCCCGCCATGACGACAATTTGAGCACTTTTCGGCCGTATCGGTTAGATCAGGTATTGCTTGGTGATGATCTCGCCCAGCCGCGAATTGTCGGCGATGAATTCCTGGATGAATTCGTGCACGCCGTGCTGGAAGATATCGTCCATGTGGCTGTGCTCGAGCCGGTTCCTGATGCCGCGGGCGTGGCGCTGGGAGGCGCCCTGGCGGCCGTAGGCGACGCCGATCTGGTCCAGATTGCGCACCAGATTGCTGTAGCAGCTGGCGAGCGACCGCGGCAGCGTGTCGTTGAGGATCAAGAGGTCGGCGATCAGCCAGGGTTTCAGCGTTTCCCGGTAGACCCAGTGATAGGCGGTCGTTGCCGACACCGAGCGCAGGATCGAGGTCCACTGGTAGTAGTCCAGCGGGCCGCCGACATGCTCTTCCTCGGGCAGCAGCACGTGATACTTCACGTCGAGAATGCGGGCGGTGTTGTCGGCGCGCTCGAGATGCACGCCGAGCCGCGAGAACCAGTAGGCATCGTTGCGCAGCATGGTCCGGTAGGCCGAACCGTCGAAGCGCAGCGAGGTCTCCTGCACGAAGCGCAGGAATTTCGCCAGCTCCTCGCGGTTGGCGGGACCCTTGTTCCAGACCGCCTGCAGCTCGATCCACGCCGAGTTGATGGTGTCCCACATCTCCGAGGTCAGCGCGGTGCGCACCGAGCGCGAATTGAGCCGGGCGGCCTCGATGCAGTTCTTGATCGAGGACGGATTCTCCGACGCGAACGAGAGATATTCGATGACGTTCTGCTCGTTGGCTTCCGGATAGTGATCGTAGAAGCTCGCGCCGACGCCGGCGGTGAGCAGCGCGGAGTCCCACTCATTGGTCTTGCCGACATAGGCCGCGGGCAGCGCGGTGACGCGGAGCGTAGCGTCGATCGTGCGCGCGAGGTATTCGGCACGTTCCACGTAACGGGCCAGCCAGAACAGGTTTTCAGCGGTGCGCGACAGCATGCTTTCAACTACTCGCTCAGTATCCAGGTGTCCTTGGTGCCGCCGCCTTGGCTCGAATTGACCACGAGCGAGCCTTCCTTGAGCGCCACCCGCGTCAGCCCGCCGGGGACGATGGTGGTCTGGCTCGAGCCGGTCAGCACGAACGGGCGGAGGTCGACATGGCGTGGCGCCAGGCCCTTGTCGGTGCAGGTCGGGCAGGTCGACAGCGCCAGCGTCGGCTGGGCGATGAAGCCCTCCGGCTCGCGTTTGAGTTTGTCGCGGAACGCCTCGATGGTCGCCTTGGTGGCGGCAGGACCGATCAGCATGCCGTAGCCGCCCGAGCCGTGCACTTCCTTGACGACGAGGTCGGCGAGGTTGTCGAGCACGTAGGACAAATCCTGCGGTTCGCGGCAGCGCCAGGTCTGCACGTTCTTCAGGATCGGCTCCTCGCCGAGATAGAACTTCACCACGTCGGGCATGTAGGAATAGATCGCCTTGTCATCGGCGATCCCGGTGCCGACCGCGTTGGCGAGCGTGATGTTGCCGGCCGCGTAGGCCGACATCAGCCCGGGGACGCCGAGCGCGGAATCCGGCCGGAAGGTGAGGGGGTCGAGGAAGTCGTCATCGACGCGGCGGTAGATCACGTCGACCCGCTTCAGCCCCTCGGTGGTGCGCATGAACACCTCGTCGTTCTTGACGATGAGGTCGCGCCCCTCGACCAGCTCGATGCCGAGCTTGTCGGCTAGGAACGAGTGCTCGTAATAGGCCGAGTTGTAGACGCCCGGCGTCATCAGCGCGACCGTCGGCTCGGCGGAAGCGCTGTGCGGCGCCACCGAGCGCAGCGCCGACAGCAACTCGTCCGGATAGCGCTCCACCGGCGCGACGCGATGCCGCGCGAACAGGTCCGGAAACAGCCGCATCATGATCTCGCGGTTTTCCAGCATGTAGGACACGCCGGACGGCGTGCGCGCATTGTCCTCCAGCACGATGAAATTGTCCGGATCGGTGCGGATGATGTCGATGCCGGCGATGTGGACGTAGATGTCGTGCGGCACGTCCTGGCCGTTCATCTCCGGCCGGAACACCGGGTTCTGGAAGATCAGGTCTTCCGGGATGACGTTGGCGCGCAGGATGTCGCGGCCGTGATAGATGTCCTTCAGGAACATGTTGAGCGCGAGCACACGCTGCTTCAGGCCCTTCTCCAGCAGCGTCCACTCGGTCGCGGACATGATGCGCGGGATGACGTCGAAGGGGATCAGCCGCTCCTGGGCCTCGGAATCGCCGTAGACCGCGAAGGTGATGCCGATCCGGCGGAACAGGAGCTCCGCTTCCTGGCGTCGATATTCGAGCGCGTCCGGCGGCGTCTCTTTGAGCCAGCGGGAGAGCTCCTGGTAGGCCGGGCGGAGATCCTCGCCAAGGCCGTTCATCTCATCGAACGCGACTGCCATATATCCCGACTGCCCTCCCAAGCCATGTGACACAGTGCATGACTTGATGGGATGGTAGCAAGGGGCGGGCCAGCGCGATATGCATTGGCTTGTGGCATTTGCTAAGGGTGAAGCTGAAGGCCTGCCCGAAAAACCGGCTGAGGTCTGCTTAATTCGGCGGCAAAACCCCGTGACATCAAGGCATTGGATCGGCAATGTCAGGGGATCAAGTTAGGGAATGAGACCATGAGCGAGATCGTCACGGCGGGGATATTGGTGATCGGCGACGAGATCCTGTCCGGCCGGACCAAGGACAAGAACATCGGCTTCATCGCCGAATATCTGACCAATATCGGCATCGACCTGAAGGAGGTTCGCGTCGTTGCCGACGACGAGGCCGACATCATCTCCGCCCTTGATGCGCTGCGGCATAGGTACACCTACGTGTTCACCACCGGCGGCATCGGGCCGACCCATGACGACATCACCGCCGACAGCGTGGCGAAGGCGTTCGGGGTCGATATCCACCATCATCCCGATGTGGTGGCGCGGTTCAGGGAGCGCTGGAGCGAGCAGGACCTCAACGAGGCGCGGCTCAGAATGGCCCGGGTGCCCGACGGCGCCGAGCTGATCCAGAGCGCGACCATCCTGGCGCCGGGCTTCAAGCTCGGCAACGTGATCGTGATGGCCGGCATCCCCACCATCATGCAGGCGATGATGGACATCGTGGCGCCGACCCTGAAGTCCGGCGTGCGGATGCTGTCGGACTCGGTCCGCGCCGACGCGCGGGAGGGCGATATCGGCGGTCCGCTGCGGGCGATCGCTGAAGCCAATCCCGACACCATCATCGGCAGCTATCCGTTCCAGGACGAGAACCAGAAGCCGAACACCAACCTGGTGGTCCGCTCCCGCGATCCGGAAAAGCTCGCCGCGGCGATGGCCGCGGTGAAGGAGATGTTGAAGCAGGTGCAGGCCGCGCAGAAGAAGCCGGCGGGTTGAGGCGACATGGTCGAGCGAAATTCTGAACCGAGTGTGCAGGATCGGGCCGGCAGGCCGTTCCCGGTCTCGTGGGATCAATTCCACCGGGACTGCCGGGCGCTGACCTGGCGGCTCAACGAAGTCGGTCCGTTTCACGCGGTGATCGCGATCACCCGCGGCGGGCTGGTGCCGGCGGCGATCGTGGCGCGCGAGCTTGGCTTGCGGGTGATCGATACCGTCTGCATCGCCAGCTACGACCACGACAAGCAGGGCGACCTGAAGGTACTCAAGGGCATTTCGGAGCAGACCGCCGAGCTCGGCGGCGGCACCGGCAAGGGGCTCTTGATCGTCGACGACCTCGTCGACACCGGCAAGACCGGCAAGCTGGTGCGCGAGATGCTGCCAGACGCGCATTTCGCGACGGTCTATGCCAAGCCGAAGGGGCGCCCGCTGGTCGACACCTACATCACCGAGGTGTCGCAGGACACCTGGATCTTCTTTCCCTGGGACACCGCGCTGTCGTTCCAGCCGCCGATCAGGGATGGGGCGGCGTAGACTTCCACCTCGCCCCGCTTGCGGGGAGAGGTCGGATCGCATGCCGTGCAGCGCAATGCGATCCGGGTGAGGGGGACTCACCGCGAGTTCATCTCTCACTATCTTTGCGGACATAGCCCCTCACCCCAACCCTCTCCCCGCAAGAGCGGGGCGAGGGGGAAGTAAAGAAGCATGCCCCTGCAAAACCGCGTCACGCCCACCGGCGACATCGTCGCGTCAGAGCATCGCGGCACCTTCACCGGCAATCGCGGCATCATCCACGATCCGGCGACGCGGACGCTCTTGAACAAGCGCTGGTCGAGCCCGGCCTGGCTCACCTGCGTCTGCGAGTTCAGGGGACGGCGACGCAAGGTGATGAGCCGGCAGAGCTGGACCGAACTGTTCTTCCTCGATGAAGCGACCGCGTTCGCGGCCGGGCACCGGCCCTGCTTCTACTGCCGCCGCGACGACGCCAAGCGGTTTCGCGCCGCGTGGGAGGAGGGCAATGGCGTCAGCGACCTCAGCGCCAAGGCGATGGATGCGGTGCTGCACGCCGAGCGGCTCGAGCGCGGCAAGAAGCGGCTGCATCCGCTGCCGATGCCGATTGACGAACTGCCCGACGGCACGATGGTGCAGGCGAACGGCGAAAGTTACCTCGTTGCCGGTGGCAAGACCTTGCGCTGGTCGTTCGGCGGCTACGAGCGAGCCGATGCGACCGCTCCCGCGATGCTGTTGACACCGCCGTCGACCGTTCGTGCATTTCAGGCCGGCTATCGGCCGGTGCTGCATCCGAGCACGGCTGCCGCTTTGGGCTGAACCGCCAACGCGGCGCTTACGCCAGCCGCTGCCGCGCCAGCTTTGCACCAGCACCCAGCGCGATCAGCTTGGCTTCGGCGATATCCCGCCGCATCGGCGCCATGCCGCAATTGGTGGTCGCGATGATGTTGCCCTTCGGCACGTGCTTCGCGACCGCCTCGATCACCTTGACGACGTCTTCCGCGGTCTCGACCTCGTCGCTGGCGACGTCGATCACGCCGGCCTGCACGATCTTGCCGGGGAGCGCCGCTAGCAGCTCGATCGGCACCTTCGAGTTGCGGCATTCGATCGCGACCTGTTGGATCGTGCTCTTGTCGATTACCGGGAAGGTCTCTTCATATTGTCGCCACTCGCCGCCGAGCGTCTGCTTCCAATCGGTGTTGGCCTTGATGCCGTAGCCGTAGCAGATATGCACGGCGGTGGCGCAGGTCAGGCCTTCGGCCGCGCGCTCCAGCGCCTTGATGCCCCAGTCGCGGACCTGGTCCATGTAGACGTTGAACGCCGGCTCGTCGAACTGGATCATGTCGACGCCGTCGGCCTGTAGCGCCTTGGCCTCCTGGTTCAACAGCTCCGCGAAGGCGAACGCCATCTTGACGCGGTCGCCGTAATATTGGTCGGCGATGGTATCGATGATCGTCATCGGGCCGGGCAGGGTGAATTTCAGCCAGTTCCTTGTATGGGCGCGCGCCGCGCGCGCCTCGTTCTCATGGACGCGGCCCTTGAGCTGGAGCGGCGCGACCACCTGCGGCACCATCGCTTTGTAGCGGTCCTTGCGGATGCCCATCTCGACCTTATGGGCGAAATCGATGCCCTCGATCCGTTCCAGGAAACCGTGCACGAAGTGCTGGCGCGCCTGCTCGCCCTCGGTGACGATGTCGACGCCGGCATCCTCCTGCAGCTTGACCGCGAGCACGGTGGCGTCGCGCTTGGCACGGGCGAGCTCGGCGCCTTCCGACTTCCAGGGTGCCCACAGCATGTTCGGCTCGGCGAGCCATTCCGGCTTCGGCAGGGAGCCTGCGATCGTGGTTGGAAACAGCATGGGTGCCTCCCGATGGGTTCTGATTGAGCGCCTGTGTGCCATGTCCTAGAGTGGGGGTACAGAACAACAAAAGTCTTTGTGATGGGGAAGTGGACGCCGATGATCGACCTGCACTACGCGCCGACGCCGAACGGCTGGAAGATCTCGATCATGCTGGAGGAACTCGGGCTGCCGTACACGGTGATCCCGGTGAACATCCGCGCCGGCGAGCAGTTCCGGCCCGAATTCCTGGCGATCAGCCCGAACAACCGGATCCCCGCGATCATCGACCATGCGCCCGCCGGCGGCGGCGGGCCGTTCTCGGTGTTCGAGACCGGCGCCATCCTGATCTATCTCGCCGACAAGACCGGCCGCTTCCTGTCGAGGGAGCTGCGGGCGCGGTCGAACGTCATCCAATGGGTGATGTGGCAGATGGGCGGCCTCGGGCCGATGCTCGGCCAGCACGGCCATTTCGCGCTCTATGCGGCCGAGAAGATTCCCTATGCGATCGAGCGTTACCGCGACGAGACGGCGCGGCTTTATGGCGTGCTCGACCGCCAGCTCGGCAAGACCGGTGCCTACATCGCCGGCGACGACTATTCGATCGCCGACATCGCCTGCTTCCCCTGGACCATGACCCACAAGGCGCAGGGCTTCACGCTCGACGACTACCCGAACATCAAGCGCTGGTACGCGACCGTGCGCGCCCGCCCGCAAGTGCAGGCGGGCCTTGCGATCGGAAAATTCGTCAAGGAGCCGTTCGACGAGGAATCACGCAAGAACATGTTCGGCCAGCGTGCGAAGGAGCTGGTCGAGAAGAAATGATGCCCGTTATTCCGTGGCGCGACACGGTCGCGCGCTCTGCGCCTTGCGGCGTTTCCCGGAATGACGACAATGAAACTGGAAAAAGATAAAGGGAAACGCCAATGATCGAATTCTTCTTCGACTGTTCCAGCCCGTGGACCTATCTCGCCTGGCACAACATCCAGCCGCTGGCGAAGGAGTTCGACGCGCCGATCACCTGGCGGCCGATCCTGGTCGGCGGCATCTTCAACACCGTCAATCCGTCGGTCTACGCGCAGCGCGAGACGCCGGTGCCGCTGAAGGCGCGCTACATGAAGAAGGATCTCGGCGACTGGGCGCGCTCGGCCGGCCTTGCGATCAAGATGCCGCCGACCGTATTCCCGGTGAACAGCGTCAAGGCGATGCGCGGCTGCATCCTTCTCGGCAACGAGAAGATGGTGCCGTTCGCGCGCGCCGTGTTCGAGGCCTATTGGGGCGACGACAAGGACATCTCGCAGGATGCGGTGCTGACCGAGATCTGCACCAAGCTCGGGATCGATCCTGAAAAATTCCTTGCCGGCATCGCCGATCAGACGATCAAGGACCAGCTCAAGGCCAATACAGAGGAAGTGATGGCGCGCGGCGGCTTCGGCTCGCCCACGATCTATCTCGACAAGACCGACATGTATTTCGGCAATGACCGCCTGCCGCTGATCCGCGAGGCGCTGGCCCGTCTCAAGGCGCGGGCCGCCTGATGCCGAAAGCCGTCGTTTGCCGTGAGCTCGGCCCGCCCGAGCGCCTTCAGCTCGAGAATTTTGCCTCGGTGGCTTTGCAGCCGGGGCAGGTGCGGGTCGCGATCCGCGCCGCCGGGATCAATTTCCCCGACATACTGATGGCCGCCGGTGAGTACCAGCTCAAGCCGCCGCTGCCGTTCACGCCGGGCTCGGAAGCCGCCGGCGATGTCGTCGAGGTCAATGATGCGGCCGGCGTCGCCGTCGGCGACAAGGTGATCGTCAAGATGCGTTTCGGCGCCTATTGCGATGAGACGGTCGCCGTGCCGTCGCAGCTCGTGCCGGTGCCGTCGACCTTCGACTATGCCGAGGGCGCGACCTTCCTCGCTGCGCACGGCACCGCCTATCACGCGCTGATCGACCGCGGGCAGATCAAGCCGGGCGAGGTGCTGCTGGTGCACGGCGCCGGCGGCGGCGTCGGACTTGCAGCGGTCGAGATCGGCAAGCTGCTCGGCGCCACCGTGATCGCGGCGGCCTCATCCGAGGAGAAGCTTGCGATCGCCAGGGCGCGCGGCGCGGATCATCTCGTGCTCTATGCGCGCGAGCCGTTCCGCGATGCCGTCAAGCGCATCACCGACGGCCGCGGCGCCGATGTGGTGTTCGATCCCGTCGGCGGCGAGGTGTTCGAGAACTCGATGCGCTGCATCAACTGGGGCGCGCGGATTCTCGTGGTCGGCTTCACCGGCGGCATCGGGCTTGCCCGCACCAATCTGTTGATGATCAAGGGCGCCAGCGTGCTCGGCGTCCGCGCCGGTGAGGCGGTGCGGAAGGATCCGGCGCTCGGCGAGGTCAGGTTCAAGGCGCTGAGCGAATGGGCCCAAGCCGGTAAGGTGCGGCCAAATATCTCACACCGGCTGCCGCTGGAAGACTATGCGAAGGCGATGCGGCTGTTGATCGAACGCAAGGCGATCGGGCGTGTGGCGCTGATCACTCGGTGAACGTGCGTAGGGCGGGTTAGCCGTCAGGCGTAACCCGCCGCATCTCGGCGACGGCGGCGGATTACGCTGCGCTAATCCGCCCTACGATTTCGCGAACCTGCCATCGCGCAGGAATGCGATGGTTTGCGCGATCGCTCCCGGTTGCGCACCAGCCAGGGATGCGAGGTGCGGATCACGATGTGATCGGCCATGCCGTCGAGCCTGGTGTTGGCGACCGACACCCTTCCGTCATGCGGACGCGGCAGGCCGATCGACGTGATCGGATAGACCGAGCGGTCGCCGGCGATGATACCGGCCTCGTAATCGATCGGCGGCAGCAGCGCGCTGGTCGCGGCATCGCGGCGGGTGCCGAGCTGCTGGCCGGCCGGGCCGAAGAAGGCGCGATAGGCCGCGAGGTTCTTCAGGCGGTCGGCGATCTCGCTGCCGCCGTTTGGCGTGCCCAGCATCACGACGCGGCCGAGCCGCGCGGGGCGATGTCGTGCGAGATAGACGCGGGCGAGCAGGCCGCCCATGGAATGGCAG
This Bradyrhizobium sp. CCBAU 53421 DNA region includes the following protein-coding sequences:
- a CDS encoding transglutaminase family protein, which encodes MRLRIAHTTTYRYEPAASGVIQILRMTPGSHDGQYVADWQIDVSTDSRLDTHEDAFGNVTHVLTHGSISDLTIHCEGLVETQDTGGVLKGSDERFPPSLFLRPTALTDLNPAMTSFVRELRAEAGSDVLGFLHALMVQIYEHMTFDEDPTNSATSASEAFALKRGVCQDYAHILIACARAGGVPARFVSGHFLRSDGMVNQQAGHAWAEAFVPDLGWVGFDAANGICTTDAHARVAIGLDYLGAAPVRGTRYGGGSETLTVAVKVDQAGRPGQWQSQTQS
- a CDS encoding alpha-E domain-containing protein, translated to MLSRTAENLFWLARYVERAEYLARTIDATLRVTALPAAYVGKTNEWDSALLTAGVGASFYDHYPEANEQNVIEYLSFASENPSSIKNCIEAARLNSRSVRTALTSEMWDTINSAWIELQAVWNKGPANREELAKFLRFVQETSLRFDGSAYRTMLRNDAYWFSRLGVHLERADNTARILDVKYHVLLPEEEHVGGPLDYYQWTSILRSVSATTAYHWVYRETLKPWLIADLLILNDTLPRSLASCYSNLVRNLDQIGVAYGRQGASQRHARGIRNRLEHSHMDDIFQHGVHEFIQEFIADNSRLGEIITKQYLI
- a CDS encoding circularly permuted type 2 ATP-grasp protein, with the protein product MAVAFDEMNGLGEDLRPAYQELSRWLKETPPDALEYRRQEAELLFRRIGITFAVYGDSEAQERLIPFDVIPRIMSATEWTLLEKGLKQRVLALNMFLKDIYHGRDILRANVIPEDLIFQNPVFRPEMNGQDVPHDIYVHIAGIDIIRTDPDNFIVLEDNARTPSGVSYMLENREIMMRLFPDLFARHRVAPVERYPDELLSALRSVAPHSASAEPTVALMTPGVYNSAYYEHSFLADKLGIELVEGRDLIVKNDEVFMRTTEGLKRVDVIYRRVDDDFLDPLTFRPDSALGVPGLMSAYAAGNITLANAVGTGIADDKAIYSYMPDVVKFYLGEEPILKNVQTWRCREPQDLSYVLDNLADLVVKEVHGSGGYGMLIGPAATKATIEAFRDKLKREPEGFIAQPTLALSTCPTCTDKGLAPRHVDLRPFVLTGSSQTTIVPGGLTRVALKEGSLVVNSSQGGGTKDTWILSE
- a CDS encoding molybdopterin-binding protein → MSEIVTAGILVIGDEILSGRTKDKNIGFIAEYLTNIGIDLKEVRVVADDEADIISALDALRHRYTYVFTTGGIGPTHDDITADSVAKAFGVDIHHHPDVVARFRERWSEQDLNEARLRMARVPDGAELIQSATILAPGFKLGNVIVMAGIPTIMQAMMDIVAPTLKSGVRMLSDSVRADAREGDIGGPLRAIAEANPDTIIGSYPFQDENQKPNTNLVVRSRDPEKLAAAMAAVKEMLKQVQAAQKKPAG
- the gpt gene encoding xanthine phosphoribosyltransferase — its product is MVERNSEPSVQDRAGRPFPVSWDQFHRDCRALTWRLNEVGPFHAVIAITRGGLVPAAIVARELGLRVIDTVCIASYDHDKQGDLKVLKGISEQTAELGGGTGKGLLIVDDLVDTGKTGKLVREMLPDAHFATVYAKPKGRPLVDTYITEVSQDTWIFFPWDTALSFQPPIRDGAA
- a CDS encoding methionine synthase, whose protein sequence is MLFPTTIAGSLPKPEWLAEPNMLWAPWKSEGAELARAKRDATVLAVKLQEDAGVDIVTEGEQARQHFVHGFLERIEGIDFAHKVEMGIRKDRYKAMVPQVVAPLQLKGRVHENEARAARAHTRNWLKFTLPGPMTIIDTIADQYYGDRVKMAFAFAELLNQEAKALQADGVDMIQFDEPAFNVYMDQVRDWGIKALERAAEGLTCATAVHICYGYGIKANTDWKQTLGGEWRQYEETFPVIDKSTIQQVAIECRNSKVPIELLAALPGKIVQAGVIDVASDEVETAEDVVKVIEAVAKHVPKGNIIATTNCGMAPMRRDIAEAKLIALGAGAKLARQRLA
- a CDS encoding glutathione binding-like protein; the encoded protein is MIDLHYAPTPNGWKISIMLEELGLPYTVIPVNIRAGEQFRPEFLAISPNNRIPAIIDHAPAGGGGPFSVFETGAILIYLADKTGRFLSRELRARSNVIQWVMWQMGGLGPMLGQHGHFALYAAEKIPYAIERYRDETARLYGVLDRQLGKTGAYIAGDDYSIADIACFPWTMTHKAQGFTLDDYPNIKRWYATVRARPQVQAGLAIGKFVKEPFDEESRKNMFGQRAKELVEKK
- a CDS encoding 2-hydroxychromene-2-carboxylate isomerase: MIEFFFDCSSPWTYLAWHNIQPLAKEFDAPITWRPILVGGIFNTVNPSVYAQRETPVPLKARYMKKDLGDWARSAGLAIKMPPTVFPVNSVKAMRGCILLGNEKMVPFARAVFEAYWGDDKDISQDAVLTEICTKLGIDPEKFLAGIADQTIKDQLKANTEEVMARGGFGSPTIYLDKTDMYFGNDRLPLIREALARLKARAA
- a CDS encoding NADPH:quinone oxidoreductase family protein, with protein sequence MPKAVVCRELGPPERLQLENFASVALQPGQVRVAIRAAGINFPDILMAAGEYQLKPPLPFTPGSEAAGDVVEVNDAAGVAVGDKVIVKMRFGAYCDETVAVPSQLVPVPSTFDYAEGATFLAAHGTAYHALIDRGQIKPGEVLLVHGAGGGVGLAAVEIGKLLGATVIAAASSEEKLAIARARGADHLVLYAREPFRDAVKRITDGRGADVVFDPVGGEVFENSMRCINWGARILVVGFTGGIGLARTNLLMIKGASVLGVRAGEAVRKDPALGEVRFKALSEWAQAGKVRPNISHRLPLEDYAKAMRLLIERKAIGRVALITR